In Bradyrhizobium symbiodeficiens, the genomic stretch ATGCGGGCACCGCGTTCGACGGCCGGCACCTGTTCCAGATCGCCGAGGATCGCATCCAGAAGATCGACGCCGCCTCAGGCAAAGTGCTCACCAGCATTCCGGCGCCGGGCGGCGGTGGAGATTCCGGATTGGCCTGGGCCGAAGGCTCGCTGTGGGTCGGGCAATATCGCGAGCGCAAGATCCACCAGGTCGATCCGGATACGGGGAAGGTCCTTCGCACCATCGAGAGCAAGCGCTTCGTGACCGGGGTGACCTGGGTCGACGGAGAACTCTGGCACGGCACCTGGGAAGGCGAGGACAGCGATATCAGGCGGATCGACCCTGACACGGGCAAGGTGCTCGAGCAGCTCGACCTGCCTGCCGGGACCATGGTGTCAGGGTTGGAGTCCGACGGCGGCGACCGCTTCTTCTGCGGCGGCGGTGCGAACGGCAATGTGAGAGCGGTCCGCCGCCCCCGGCGCGGCTAGCCCGCGGCGATGGTCTGAATGCGCAGCAACGATCGGTAGCCGCCGTTAACCCATTCGCCCCAATTCCACCCCATCGGTGCGCTCTAGCGCCCTCCTCGCCTGCCCTGTAGAATCCCTGCCGGGGCGGCCTGGGGGATCGATGCGACTGACGTTGAATCTGAAGACCATCATGATCGCCGTCGCGGTGCTCGCGGCGTCGTTCTTCATCAGCTTGAAGGCGATGGACTTGCTGTCGCCGCGCGCGACGAATTCGGCACCACCCGTGGCGCAATTGCCGCCGCTGCCGCCGGCGTCGAAGAGCTCGATCGTGATCGCGCCGGTCGCCATCGCGCTGTCGGCGATCCGCGACCAGGCCGAGAAGGCCGCGCCGCGCAATTTCGCGGGCAAGGCCGACAACCCGATCTCGCAGATCCTGGAGAACGCCGACATCGGCTGGACCGCCGTGCGCGGACCAATGGCGGCTGCCGGCGACAAGGACGTGCTGACGATCTCGACGCCGCTCAACGGCAAGCTGAACGTGACGGGCTCGCTGTCCTCGAAAGCCACCGGCGCCCTCGGCGACGCGCTCGGCAGCGTGCTCGGCGGTGACGCGGCGAAACGGATCGGCGCCGTCAACATCAAGAATTTGAACGCCAGCGCCGAGATCAGGGGCAACGTCATCGTCACCTCGCGCCCGAAGATCGCGGCCAACTGGCATCTCGAGCCCAATCTCGGCGCCCAGGTCAATCTCGGCGATACCAACCTCAACGTCGCCGGCGCCAAGGTCAACGTGCCCGCACAGGTGAAGCCGCTGATCGACAAGAATGTCGGCGAGCAGATCAACATCGTCTCCGAGCGCATCCGCAACGATCCGGGCCTGCGCGAGAACGCGAAGCTGCAATGGGCCAAGGCCTGCCGCTCGATCCCGCTGCAGGGCTCGGCCGCACTGCCGCCGCTCTGGCTGGAGATGAAGCCGATCCGTGCCATCGCCGCGCAGCCGCGGGTCGATGCCCAGGCCGTGACGCTGCTGATGGGCCTGGAAGCGGAGACGCGCGTGACGTCGACGCAGACCAAGCCGGACTGCCCGTTCCCCGACAAGATCTCGATCGTGCCGCCGACCGGCACGGGCGTGAACATTGGCGTGCCCATCGACGTGCCCTTCACCGAGATCAACAAGCTGATCGCCGCGCAGATGGTCGGCCGCACCTATCCCGAGGACGGCTCCGGCCCGGTCGACGTCACCGTCAAGAGTGTCAACGTGGTCCCGTCGGGCGAACGCCTGCTGATCTCGCTGCTGGTGCGCGCCAAGGAAAAGAAGAGCTGGCTCGGTCTCGGCGCCGAGGCGACCGTGCACATCTGGGGCCGGCCGGTGCTCGACCAGGCGCAGCAGACGCTGCGGCTCACCGACATCCAGCTCGCGGTCGAGTCCGAAGCGGCCTTCGGACTGCTTGGCGCGGCGGCGCGCGCGGTGGTGCCGCAGATGCAGCAGGCACTGCTGCAGAGGGCCACGCTCGACCTGAAGCCGATCGCCGCCAACGCGCGCGAGAAGATCGCCGGCGTCATCGCCGACTTCCAGAAAAGCGAGGACGGCGTCAAGGTCGACGCCAAAATCGACAGCCTGACGCTGGCCGACATCGCCTTCGATTCCAAGACGCTGCGCGTGGTCGCGGAAGCCGGCGGCTC encodes the following:
- a CDS encoding PQQ-binding-like beta-propeller repeat protein, which gives rise to MKRSAAEIVREYGPFAGVDAVHGVTYDGSHVWFASGDKLNAVDPESGKIARSLDVAAHAGTAFDGRHLFQIAEDRIQKIDAASGKVLTSIPAPGGGGDSGLAWAEGSLWVGQYRERKIHQVDPDTGKVLRTIESKRFVTGVTWVDGELWHGTWEGEDSDIRRIDPDTGKVLEQLDLPAGTMVSGLESDGGDRFFCGGGANGNVRAVRRPRRG
- a CDS encoding DUF4403 family protein; protein product: MRLTLNLKTIMIAVAVLAASFFISLKAMDLLSPRATNSAPPVAQLPPLPPASKSSIVIAPVAIALSAIRDQAEKAAPRNFAGKADNPISQILENADIGWTAVRGPMAAAGDKDVLTISTPLNGKLNVTGSLSSKATGALGDALGSVLGGDAAKRIGAVNIKNLNASAEIRGNVIVTSRPKIAANWHLEPNLGAQVNLGDTNLNVAGAKVNVPAQVKPLIDKNVGEQINIVSERIRNDPGLRENAKLQWAKACRSIPLQGSAALPPLWLEMKPIRAIAAQPRVDAQAVTLLMGLEAETRVTSTQTKPDCPFPDKISIVPPTGTGVNIGVPIDVPFTEINKLIAAQMVGRTYPEDGSGPVDVTVKSVNVVPSGERLLISLLVRAKEKKSWLGLGAEATVHIWGRPVLDQAQQTLRLTDIQLAVESEAAFGLLGAAARAVVPQMQQALLQRATLDLKPIAANAREKIAGVIADFQKSEDGVKVDAKIDSLTLADIAFDSKTLRVVAEAGGSLNVFVSKLSGM